A stretch of the Nicotiana tabacum cultivar K326 chromosome 6, ASM71507v2, whole genome shotgun sequence genome encodes the following:
- the LOC107826233 gene encoding uncharacterized protein LOC107826233: MILICISLFRSTRKFPPSPIHLPSPWFHKTQLHVASVTEAIPLLSPGLTDGSNPTKEDCGLAKLRKHIDIEQGSSGEQIGNSSHKAI, encoded by the exons ATGATACTCATATGTATATCTCTTTTCAGAAGTACTAGAAAATTCCCCCCATCCCCAATTCATCTTCCTTCCCCATGGTTTCACAAAACTCAGCTTCACGTTGCTTCTGTTACTGAAGCAATACCATTATTGTCTCCTGGGCTGACTG ATGGTTCAAATCCAACTAAAGAAGATTGTGGACTAGCAAAATTACGGAAGCACATAGATATTGAGCAG GGAAGCTCTGGTGAGCAAATTGGAAATAGTAGCCACAAGGCAATTTGA